The following are encoded in a window of Cyprinus carpio isolate SPL01 chromosome B18, ASM1834038v1, whole genome shotgun sequence genomic DNA:
- the rxfp3.3a3 gene encoding relaxin-3 receptor 1 yields MGDPFNSSSRVFNRTPQAHVTFGNLEDIDVTADRSPVLRIMISVVYVLVCAIGLVGNSLVLFIMRVKHCRQSTTINVFIINLAVTDLQFVLTLPFWAVDTALDFSWPFGDAMCKIILSVTVMNMYASVFFLTAMSITRYCSVASATKNRVRPPASCSVKWVCAFLWVFATVATAPTAFFSTVTNVAGEKLCLLKFPAGHYWLAFYHLQKILVAFVLPMLILSVSYLLLLRFVRKRNLNNIHSKRRIHVTKSITVVVLSFFLCWMPNHAITFWGVLVKLNVIHWDEAYYIVHTYVFPVTVCLAHTNSCLNPFIYCLTRRPLRKKLKNCLSNIAPWLLKRSLQKTGRNA; encoded by the coding sequence ATGGGTGACCCTTTTAACAGCAGCAGCAGGGTGTTTAACCGAACCCCTCAGGCTCATGTCACGTTTGGAAATCTGGAGGACATAGACGTGACCGCGGACAGAAGCCCGGTCCTAAGGATCATGATCTCAGTGGTGTACGTTCTCGTGTGCGCAATAGGCTTAGTTGGGAATTCGCTCGTCCTTTTCATCATGAGAGTGaaacactgcagacagagtacCACCATtaatgtgttcatcattaatttAGCTGTCACAGACCTCCAGTTCGTCCTGACGTTGCCGTTTTGGGCGGTGGATACCGCTCTGGATTTCAGCTGGCCGTTTGGAGACGCCATGTGCAAGATCATACTGTCGGTTACTGTGATGAATATGTACGCCAGCGTCTTCTTCCTCACTGCTATGAGCATCACTCGATACTGCTCCGTGGCTTCAGCCACCAAGAACAGGGTCCGTCCCCCAGCGTCCTGCTCTGTCAAATGGGTTTGCGCATTTTTGTGGGTTTTTGCTACCGTCGCCACCGCGCCAACGGCTTTTTTCTCCACTGTGACCAACGTGGCTGGAGAGAAGCTCTGCTTACTGAAGTTTCCTGCCGGACATTATTGGCTTGCCTTTTATCATTTGCAAAAAATCCTGGTTGCTTTTGTTTTGCCCATGCTGATCCTTTCCGTGTCCTATTTGCTGCTTCTGAGATTTGTGAGAAAGCGAAATCTGAATAACATTCATTCAAAGCGCAGGATTCATGTGACGAAGTCTATCACAGTTgtggttctttctttctttctttgctggATGCCGAACCACGCAATTACATTTTGGGGTGTTTTGGTAAAGTTGAACGTGATTCACTGGGATGAGGCGTATTATATTGTCCATACTTATGTATTTCCCGTGACTGTTTGCTTAGCTCATACTAATAGTTGCTTAAATCCGTTTATATATTGTCTTACGAGAAGGCCTTTGagaaagaaactgaaaaattGTTTATCAAATATTGCCCCTTGGTTATTAAAGAGGTCTTTACAGAAAACTGGAAGGAATGCATGA